One Streptomyces sp. NBC_00223 genomic window carries:
- the rpsO gene encoding 30S ribosomal protein S15 gives MSLDVETKKQIIAEFGTKEGDTGSPEVQVALLSRRISDLTEHLKTHKHDHHSRRGLLILVGQRRRLLQYLAKKDITRFRELRERLGIRAGAAGVR, from the coding sequence ATGTCGCTCGACGTCGAGACCAAGAAGCAGATCATCGCAGAGTTCGGCACCAAGGAAGGCGACACCGGCTCCCCCGAGGTCCAGGTCGCCCTGCTGTCCCGCCGGATCTCGGACCTGACCGAGCACCTCAAGACCCACAAGCACGACCACCACTCGCGTCGTGGGCTCCTGATCCTGGTCGGCCAGCGCCGCCGTCTGCTGCAGTACCTGGCCAAGAAGGACATCACGCGCTTCCGTGAGCTCCGCGAGCGCCTCGGCATCCGTGCCGGCGCGGCGGGCGTCCGCTAG